A genomic region of Nitrospirota bacterium contains the following coding sequences:
- a CDS encoding DUF523 and DUF1722 domain-containing protein → MEKIKIGISSCLLGKNVRYDGGHKLDRYITDTLGKYFEWLPVCPEVEYGLPIPRESMRLIGDPESPRLITIKTGIDHTDGMLKWTESKLKEIEKEDLCGFIFKSRSPSSGIGGVTVYTHSGIPNRKGSGIFGGAFIRKFPLLPVIDEGRLHDPALRENFIERVFVFKKWKEFTSRPKKISDMISFHTELKLLILSHSPKHYSALGKIIAHAKKYSSNLLYSEYIKILMEGLKLMATVKKNTNVLLHIVGYLKDKLSRDDKQELLEIIEQYHKGFVPLIVPMVLVKHYVKKFDEPYLKSQYYLNPHPVELMLRNHS, encoded by the coding sequence ATGGAGAAGATAAAAATAGGAATCAGCAGTTGTCTGCTTGGAAAGAATGTAAGATATGACGGAGGGCACAAACTTGACCGCTATATAACTGATACTCTTGGTAAATATTTTGAATGGTTGCCAGTATGTCCTGAAGTCGAATATGGACTGCCTATCCCACGGGAATCTATGCGCCTAATAGGAGACCCAGAATCGCCACGTCTAATAACTATAAAAACAGGTATTGACCATACAGATGGCATGCTTAAATGGACAGAAAGCAAATTGAAAGAGATTGAGAAAGAAGACCTGTGTGGATTTATTTTCAAAAGCAGATCTCCCAGTTCTGGAATAGGTGGAGTGACTGTTTATACCCATTCCGGAATTCCGAATAGAAAAGGTTCTGGTATATTCGGTGGGGCATTTATTCGTAAATTTCCTCTATTACCTGTAATTGACGAAGGAAGATTGCATGACCCTGCTTTGAGAGAAAATTTTATCGAGAGAGTATTTGTTTTTAAAAAATGGAAAGAATTTACCTCCCGGCCCAAAAAAATCAGTGACATGATATCATTCCATACTGAACTTAAACTCCTTATATTATCACACAGTCCAAAACATTATAGTGCTCTCGGAAAAATAATTGCACATGCAAAGAAATATAGCAGTAACTTACTATATTCAGAATATATAAAGATTCTAATGGAGGGACTCAAACTGATGGCTACTGTAAAGAAAAATACAAATGTTTTGCTACATATAGTTGGTTATCTGAAAGATAAACTATCGAGAGACGATAAACAGGAATTGCTTGAAATTATCGAACAATATCACAAAGGTTTTGTGCCTTTAATAGTACCTATGGTTCTTGTTAAACATTATGTGAAAAAGTTTGATGAGCCTTATTTAAAGAGTCAATATTATCTAAATCCACATCCCGTAGAGCTTATGTTAAGAAACCATTCATGA
- the recR gene encoding recombination protein RecR has translation MEIIENLILQLTKLPGIGIKTAQRLAFFILNMPEEDAKGISEAIKEVKDKARFCKECFNITKDEVCSICKNSSRDRRKICVVEEPSNIIVIERAKCFNGLYHVLFGSISPIDGITPDKLKIHELISRVQRDSIQEIIIATNPNTKGEMTAQYIREMLKSFPVKVTRIAYGLPIGGDIEFADEVTLSKAIEGRKEI, from the coding sequence ATGGAAATTATAGAAAACCTTATATTGCAACTTACAAAACTCCCTGGGATTGGAATAAAAACTGCTCAGAGACTCGCTTTTTTTATTCTTAATATGCCTGAGGAAGATGCAAAAGGAATTTCAGAAGCAATTAAAGAAGTTAAAGATAAAGCACGTTTTTGCAAAGAATGCTTTAATATTACAAAAGATGAAGTTTGCAGTATATGTAAAAATAGCTCAAGAGACAGGAGAAAAATTTGTGTAGTAGAAGAACCAAGTAATATAATTGTTATTGAGAGAGCAAAATGTTTTAATGGTCTTTACCACGTTCTTTTCGGTTCAATTTCACCTATTGATGGTATAACGCCTGATAAACTCAAAATTCACGAACTAATATCAAGGGTTCAAAGAGATTCAATACAAGAAATTATTATAGCTACCAATCCGAACACTAAAGGTGAAATGACCGCTCAATATATACGCGAGATGCTAAAATCTTTTCCAGTGAAGGTAACACGCATTGCTTATGGTCTTCCCATAGGTGGAGATATTGAATTTGCTGACGAGGTAACCCTTAGCAAGGCAATCGAAGGAAGAAAAGAAATTTAA
- a CDS encoding TlpA family protein disulfide reductase: MYADGISSDIKFSIPDLVFNSPVPKETLQYLGISSNKKISLTNMKGSLIIIEVFSTYCTSCPRNVPVINSVYSAIEKDPSLKGRVKVIGIAVGNNVKETDIYRKEYRVLFPVFTDYEFLNHKALGSPRVPYTLFIKRDVSRKNMVVYTHQGIFEDNMDIILKIKEFVH, translated from the coding sequence TTGTATGCAGATGGTATTAGTTCAGATATAAAATTTAGTATTCCTGATCTTGTATTTAACAGCCCTGTTCCAAAAGAGACATTGCAATATCTTGGAATTTCAAGTAATAAAAAAATATCTCTTACGAATATGAAAGGATCTCTGATTATTATCGAAGTTTTCAGTACATATTGTACGAGCTGCCCCAGAAATGTACCTGTGATTAACAGTGTTTATTCAGCTATTGAAAAAGACCCCTCTTTAAAGGGGCGCGTAAAAGTTATCGGAATTGCTGTTGGTAATAATGTAAAAGAAACAGATATATACAGAAAGGAATATCGGGTTTTATTCCCTGTTTTTACTGATTACGAGTTTCTGAATCATAAAGCCCTTGGCAGTCCAAGAGTGCCATATACACTTTTTATAAAACGTGATGTGAGTAGAAAAAATATGGTAGTTTATACACATCAGGGTATTTTTGAAGACAATATGGATATTATTCTTAAGATTAAAGAATTCGTCCATTAA
- a CDS encoding peroxiredoxin, translated as MLNKRIFYSISQLIIISLFLSVNSAYSASEQFKGKIYNPGVLKSTDSKTKLKIGDRAPDFTLPSLTGEKIRLSQYLGKRNVVISFVPAAWTPVCSDQWPGYNIAQSLFEKNDAILLGITVDNIPTLYAWTNEMGGLWFPVLSDFWPHGAVAKKYGILRSDGVTERALFIIDKKGIIRYIDIHDINKRPKLEILIKELEKLGK; from the coding sequence ATGCTAAATAAAAGAATATTTTATTCTATTTCACAATTAATAATTATATCGTTATTCTTGTCAGTAAACAGTGCCTATAGTGCTTCAGAACAGTTTAAAGGCAAGATCTATAATCCAGGGGTATTGAAATCAACTGATAGCAAAACAAAACTCAAAATCGGTGATAGGGCACCTGATTTCACCCTTCCTTCTTTGACAGGAGAAAAAATAAGACTCAGTCAGTATCTCGGGAAGAGGAATGTTGTTATTTCTTTTGTGCCGGCAGCATGGACTCCTGTATGTTCAGATCAATGGCCTGGTTATAATATTGCACAATCTCTTTTTGAAAAAAATGATGCTATATTACTCGGTATCACAGTTGACAATATACCTACACTTTACGCATGGACAAATGAAATGGGAGGCTTATGGTTTCCTGTGCTTTCAGACTTCTGGCCTCATGGTGCGGTAGCAAAAAAATATGGGATACTACGGTCAGATGGAGTCACTGAAAGAGCACTTTTTATTATTGATAAAAAAGGTATTATACGTTACATAGATATACATGATATTAATAAGAGACCAAAGCTTGAAATTCTTATCAAAGAGCTTGAGAAACTTGGGAAATGA
- a CDS encoding TlpA family protein disulfide reductase, protein MRKYIVFKIALFSVLLIFYQNINAAEYPAKDDKFPDITICAPQNQNEKDYLGLATITPFRLSQIKTEVLIVEIFSMYCPYCQKEAPAVNELYTIIKQRPDIKDRIKIIGIGAGNTPFEVDFFRDKYNVPFPLFADESFSIHKTIGEVRTPYFFVLKIKQDGSNKVIFSRVGSIQDPKEFLDLIIKETGLN, encoded by the coding sequence ATGAGAAAATATATTGTTTTTAAAATTGCACTTTTTTCAGTTTTATTAATTTTCTATCAAAACATTAATGCTGCTGAATATCCTGCTAAGGATGATAAATTCCCTGATATAACAATTTGTGCACCACAGAATCAAAACGAAAAAGACTACCTTGGTCTTGCAACAATAACACCTTTCAGACTTTCTCAGATAAAAACTGAAGTTTTAATTGTTGAGATTTTCAGCATGTATTGTCCTTATTGTCAGAAAGAGGCACCTGCTGTTAATGAATTGTACACAATTATAAAACAAAGGCCTGACATCAAAGACAGGATAAAGATTATTGGAATAGGTGCAGGCAATACACCTTTTGAGGTAGATTTTTTCAGAGATAAATACAATGTTCCATTTCCACTTTTTGCAGACGAATCTTTTTCTATTCATAAGACGATTGGGGAAGTAAGAACACCATATTTCTTTGTATTGAAGATAAAACAGGATGGTTCTAATAAAGTTATCTTCTCCAGAGTAGGAAGTATTCAAGATCCTAAAGAATTTTTGGATCTTATTATTAAAGAAACTGGTTTAAATTAG
- a CDS encoding pyruvate, phosphate dikinase, which produces MTKRKVKKYVYFFGNGRADGRGTMKDLLGGKGAGLAEMTNLKIPVPAGFTITTEACNEYFKAGKKYPPGMWKQVIDNLKKVEKVMGMRFGDSSNPLLVSVRSGAKFSMPGMMDTVLNLGLNDITMNALIKKTGNERFVYDAYRRLITMFGSIVMGLDRQRFEKTLEGLKERKGVHLDTELTAEDLKELIEEYKIIYKRGTGEDFPTDPMEQLNKAISAVFNSWFGDRAVKYRRLNDIPDDLGTACNIQSMVFGNLGENSGTGVGFTRDPSTGEKRFFAECLINAQGEDVVAGIRTPLRIEELKKRLPEAFKELNRIYQKLEKHYRDMLDIEFTIQEGKLYMLQTRIGKRTAAAALKIAISMVKEKLIDKKTALMRIDPQQLDQLLHPMIDPKAQVRVIAKGLPASPGAAVGKVVFTAEDAEKAADKGEKVILVRTETSPEDIGGMNAAQGILTARGGMTSHAAVVARGMGKCCVVGCGAININEIQRYFTVNDLVIKENDYITLNGTTGEVILGEASLVVPELTGDFGKFMQWVDEFRKLGVRTNADNPHDSEVARKFGAEGIGLCRTEHMFFAPERVSAMREMILADDIEGRERALVKLLPMQKSDFIEIFKVMKGLPVTIRLLDPPLHEFLPHTDEELKALSVSMEVPFEKLKARNKALHEFNPMLGHRGCRLGITYPEIYEMQVRAIMEATCELAKQKINVIPEIMIPLVGHVNELKFMRELTVRIAEKVQKEYNTKVKYTIGTMIELPRAALTADEIATQADFYSFGTNDLTQTGFGLSRDDAGRFLPYYVEKGILENDPFITLDQSGIGLMIKIAVEKGRRVKKGLKIGICGEHGGDPKSVEFCHKVGLDYVSCSPFRVPIAKLAAAQAVLKEKMKKDLCKSTV; this is translated from the coding sequence ATGACTAAAAGGAAAGTCAAAAAATACGTATACTTCTTCGGTAACGGCAGAGCTGATGGCAGAGGGACTATGAAAGATCTTTTAGGAGGGAAAGGAGCAGGATTGGCTGAAATGACAAATTTGAAGATTCCAGTCCCTGCTGGTTTCACTATTACAACTGAAGCATGTAATGAGTACTTTAAAGCCGGGAAAAAATATCCTCCAGGAATGTGGAAACAGGTTATTGATAACTTGAAGAAGGTAGAGAAAGTAATGGGAATGAGATTTGGTGACTCTTCTAACCCTCTTCTTGTTTCAGTAAGATCAGGTGCAAAATTTTCTATGCCTGGTATGATGGATACTGTATTAAATCTTGGGCTTAATGATATAACGATGAACGCATTGATTAAAAAGACTGGTAATGAACGGTTCGTATATGATGCTTACAGAAGACTTATTACAATGTTTGGTAGTATTGTTATGGGACTTGACAGGCAGAGATTCGAAAAAACACTTGAAGGTTTAAAGGAAAGAAAAGGAGTTCATCTTGATACTGAACTGACAGCAGAGGATCTTAAAGAACTTATTGAAGAATACAAGATTATATATAAAAGAGGAACTGGAGAAGATTTTCCAACAGACCCAATGGAACAACTTAATAAAGCAATTAGTGCAGTATTTAATTCATGGTTTGGGGACAGGGCTGTTAAATATAGACGTCTGAATGATATCCCTGATGATCTTGGTACAGCGTGCAATATTCAATCAATGGTTTTTGGTAATCTTGGAGAGAATTCAGGTACTGGAGTTGGTTTTACAAGAGACCCATCAACAGGTGAGAAAAGATTTTTTGCAGAGTGTTTGATAAATGCTCAAGGAGAGGATGTTGTAGCAGGAATAAGGACTCCCCTCAGAATAGAAGAATTAAAGAAAAGACTTCCTGAAGCTTTTAAAGAACTTAACAGAATTTACCAGAAACTTGAGAAGCATTACCGTGATATGCTTGATATAGAATTTACAATTCAGGAAGGGAAACTATATATGTTACAAACAAGAATAGGCAAGAGAACCGCTGCTGCTGCCCTTAAGATTGCAATAAGCATGGTTAAAGAGAAGTTAATCGACAAAAAGACCGCTTTAATGAGAATAGATCCACAACAACTCGATCAATTACTTCATCCCATGATAGACCCTAAGGCTCAGGTTAGGGTAATTGCCAAAGGTCTTCCAGCATCACCAGGGGCTGCAGTCGGAAAAGTTGTATTTACAGCAGAAGATGCTGAAAAGGCAGCAGACAAAGGCGAAAAGGTTATTCTTGTAAGAACGGAGACATCGCCAGAAGATATTGGAGGAATGAATGCTGCTCAAGGAATTCTTACAGCAAGAGGAGGAATGACTTCACATGCTGCTGTCGTGGCACGAGGAATGGGAAAATGCTGTGTTGTGGGTTGTGGCGCAATAAATATTAATGAGATACAAAGATATTTTACTGTAAATGATCTTGTTATCAAAGAAAATGATTATATAACACTGAATGGGACAACAGGTGAGGTTATACTTGGAGAGGCTTCTCTGGTAGTGCCTGAGCTCACAGGTGATTTTGGAAAGTTTATGCAATGGGTAGATGAATTCAGGAAACTTGGAGTAAGAACAAATGCAGACAATCCTCATGATTCTGAAGTTGCAAGGAAATTTGGTGCTGAAGGCATAGGCTTATGCAGGACAGAACACATGTTTTTTGCTCCTGAAAGGGTAAGTGCCATGCGAGAAATGATACTCGCAGATGATATTGAAGGACGGGAAAGGGCACTTGTAAAATTGTTGCCTATGCAGAAGTCAGACTTTATAGAAATCTTTAAAGTAATGAAAGGTTTGCCTGTAACTATACGTCTTCTTGACCCACCACTTCATGAATTCCTTCCACATACTGATGAAGAATTAAAAGCCCTCTCTGTATCAATGGAAGTGCCCTTTGAAAAACTGAAAGCAAGAAACAAGGCATTACATGAATTCAACCCGATGCTCGGGCATAGAGGTTGCAGGCTTGGTATAACATATCCTGAGATTTATGAAATGCAGGTAAGGGCAATAATGGAGGCTACATGCGAATTAGCAAAGCAGAAAATAAATGTAATACCGGAAATTATGATTCCACTCGTAGGACACGTCAATGAGCTCAAATTTATGCGGGAACTTACGGTAAGAATTGCTGAAAAAGTTCAGAAAGAATATAACACTAAAGTTAAATATACAATAGGTACCATGATAGAACTTCCGAGAGCTGCCTTAACAGCAGATGAAATTGCCACACAGGCAGACTTTTATTCTTTTGGTACAAATGATTTGACACAGACAGGGTTCGGCCTTTCAAGAGATGATGCAGGAAGATTCCTTCCGTATTATGTAGAGAAGGGCATATTGGAGAATGACCCATTTATAACACTTGATCAGTCAGGCATAGGACTCATGATAAAGATAGCAGTTGAAAAGGGAAGGAGAGTCAAGAAAGGCTTGAAGATAGGAATATGCGGAGAACATGGTGGGGATCCAAAATCAGTAGAATTCTGTCATAAAGTCGGACTTGATTATGTCAGTTGTTCACCATTCAGGGTTCCTATTGCAAAGCTTGCTGCTGCACAAGCGGTGCTGAAAGAGAAAATGAAAAAAGATTTATGTAAATCTACTGTGTAG
- the rpsO gene encoding 30S ribosomal protein S15 — translation MAIDKTSKQSIINDFRLHENDTGSPEVQIALLSKRINYLTEHFKTHKRDHHSRRGLLKLVSQRRRLLDYLKSSNKERYEKVIERLEIRK, via the coding sequence ATGGCGATTGATAAGACATCTAAACAGTCAATAATCAATGACTTTAGGTTACACGAAAATGATACAGGTTCACCTGAAGTGCAAATTGCATTATTGAGTAAAAGAATAAATTATCTTACCGAACATTTCAAAACCCATAAAAGAGATCATCACTCAAGAAGGGGACTTTTAAAACTTGTAAGTCAAAGAAGGAGGCTACTTGATTACCTGAAATCATCAAATAAGGAAAGATATGAAAAGGTAATAGAACGTTTGGAAATAAGAAAATAA
- the pnp gene encoding polyribonucleotide nucleotidyltransferase: protein MYKVETEIHGKKLTLETGKIAKQADGAIIAQYGDTVVLATAVADTTLKEGLDFIPLTIDYQEKAYSAGKIPGGFFKREGRPSEKEILTSRLIDRPIRPLFPKGFYHETQGIVSVLSYGDENISDILGIISMSAALTISDIPFKTPVGAVRIGRVAGSFVINPDLRVVEECDLNLIVAGTEDAVVMVEGEALEVLEADLIEALDIAHEEIKHICKLQREFQVNAGKEKRSIAVPEINQELKKAVNEIAIDKIKSAITIPDKIKRQRSLDEILKEVIDQLNTDEKDLTLDIAAVFNEIERELVRGMIINENRRVDGRTNKDIRPISADVGILPRTHGSALFIRGETQCLAVVTLGTSDDEQKIDSLDGESFKTFMLHYNFPPFSVGEVKPLKSPGRREIGHGMLAERALKAIIPPKPTFPYTIRIVSDILESNGSSSMATVCGGSLALMDAGVPIKSHVAGIAMGLIKENEKVVILTDILGLEDHLGDMDFKVTGTEKGITAFQLDTKIGGITRNIMEEALEQARQGRLFILEKMKETISVPRENLAPNAPRIYTMQIKQDKIRDVIGTGGKVIRGIVEQTGVKIDIEDSGIINIASPDGESAKKAIEIINSITAEAELGRIYLGKVKRIVDFGAFVEILPGTEGLLHISQISDRRIAKVTDEIHEGDEVLVKVIEIDKMGRIRLSRREAMREKSEIKRR from the coding sequence ATGTATAAAGTTGAAACAGAAATTCATGGCAAGAAACTTACTCTGGAGACGGGAAAAATTGCAAAACAAGCTGATGGGGCAATAATTGCCCAATATGGTGATACTGTTGTACTTGCGACTGCTGTAGCAGATACAACATTAAAAGAAGGCCTCGATTTTATCCCTCTCACTATAGATTATCAAGAAAAAGCATATTCAGCAGGAAAGATTCCCGGAGGTTTTTTCAAACGGGAAGGACGTCCAAGTGAAAAGGAGATACTTACATCACGTCTAATTGATAGACCTATTAGACCATTATTCCCGAAAGGATTTTATCATGAAACCCAGGGTATTGTAAGTGTCCTTTCTTATGGAGATGAGAATATCTCAGATATACTTGGTATTATAAGTATGTCCGCAGCTCTTACAATTTCTGATATTCCGTTTAAAACACCTGTTGGTGCAGTTAGAATTGGAAGGGTTGCAGGTTCATTTGTAATAAATCCCGACTTGAGGGTTGTTGAGGAATGTGACTTAAATCTAATTGTTGCAGGAACCGAGGACGCTGTTGTAATGGTAGAAGGTGAAGCTCTCGAAGTATTAGAAGCAGATCTTATTGAGGCTTTGGATATTGCACATGAGGAAATTAAACATATATGCAAACTTCAGAGAGAGTTTCAAGTTAACGCAGGAAAAGAAAAAAGAAGTATCGCAGTACCTGAAATAAATCAAGAACTTAAAAAAGCTGTGAATGAAATAGCTATTGATAAAATTAAATCTGCTATTACCATACCAGATAAGATCAAGAGGCAACGATCCCTTGATGAAATACTGAAAGAAGTAATAGATCAATTAAATACTGATGAGAAGGATCTAACTCTTGATATTGCCGCAGTATTCAATGAAATTGAAAGAGAACTGGTAAGAGGTATGATAATAAATGAGAACAGGCGTGTTGATGGCCGAACAAATAAAGACATAAGACCGATAAGTGCTGATGTTGGTATCCTCCCCAGAACTCATGGGTCAGCTTTGTTTATCAGAGGTGAAACACAGTGTCTTGCTGTTGTAACCCTTGGAACATCAGATGATGAACAAAAGATAGATTCACTCGATGGTGAATCATTTAAAACATTTATGCTGCATTATAATTTTCCTCCATTCAGTGTTGGAGAAGTAAAACCATTGAAATCTCCAGGAAGGCGAGAGATAGGGCATGGTATGCTTGCTGAAAGAGCACTCAAGGCTATTATCCCTCCAAAACCAACATTCCCCTATACTATAAGGATTGTTTCAGATATTCTTGAATCAAATGGCTCATCTTCGATGGCAACAGTTTGTGGAGGTTCCCTGGCACTTATGGATGCAGGCGTTCCAATAAAATCACATGTTGCCGGAATTGCAATGGGTCTTATTAAAGAAAATGAAAAGGTTGTTATACTTACAGACATACTTGGACTTGAAGACCATCTTGGAGATATGGACTTTAAGGTAACAGGGACTGAAAAAGGTATAACTGCTTTCCAGCTTGATACAAAGATAGGCGGAATAACTCGTAATATTATGGAAGAGGCTCTTGAGCAGGCAAGACAGGGGAGACTTTTTATACTTGAAAAAATGAAGGAAACAATTAGTGTACCAAGAGAAAATCTTGCTCCAAATGCGCCGAGAATCTATACTATGCAGATAAAACAGGACAAAATACGCGACGTGATAGGAACAGGGGGGAAGGTTATAAGAGGGATTGTTGAGCAGACAGGAGTAAAGATAGATATAGAGGACAGCGGTATTATAAATATTGCATCACCTGACGGTGAATCTGCAAAAAAAGCAATTGAGATAATAAATAGTATTACAGCGGAAGCTGAACTCGGGAGAATATATCTCGGAAAAGTGAAGAGAATCGTTGATTTTGGTGCTTTTGTAGAGATACTGCCTGGAACAGAAGGCTTATTACATATATCGCAGATATCAGATAGAAGGATAGCAAAAGTAACTGATGAAATACACGAAGGAGACGAAGTACTGGTAAAAGTTATTGAAATTGATAAGATGGGCAGAATACGTCTTTCAAGAAGAGAAGCCATGAGAGAAAAGAGCGAGATAAAAAGAAGATAA
- a CDS encoding insulinase family protein, with product MYVREHLSNNIPVVMEVLKNMRSVVLGVWVKVGARNENPKKSGISHFLEHMFFKGTKKRSAKDLAVEIDSLGGELNAFTSRETTTFYVKILDEYLEKGIDLLSDIFCNSIFPEDEIEKEKRIIKEEIKMVEDSPDDYIHDLFNHTVWGNTGLGQSVLGKRETIRSFTKNDIMRHIKTYYGKENIVISCAGNFEPQKLLKLLNKSFIKIQNSCCSEKNNIPEFKNRVELFEKELSEAHICFGIKGIPQASNKRYALFLLNTILGAGVSSKLFQEIREKRGLAYTIYSFLASYFDTGLWGIYAGVSRKNVTEVIELIMMEMFSLWKTINKKELERAKNQLKGNIMLSLESTSSRMNNIARQEIYYGKYYSPKEIMQKIDVVTIDKLKQLAEELIDQKLFALTVYGPVKEEQLKGFL from the coding sequence ATGTATGTAAGAGAACATTTATCAAATAATATTCCGGTTGTTATGGAAGTGCTCAAGAACATGAGGTCAGTTGTCCTTGGCGTGTGGGTTAAAGTAGGAGCAAGAAATGAGAATCCAAAAAAAAGTGGGATTTCACATTTTCTTGAACATATGTTTTTCAAGGGGACAAAGAAAAGAAGCGCAAAGGATTTAGCAGTTGAGATCGATTCACTTGGAGGTGAGCTGAACGCATTTACATCAAGAGAGACTACAACTTTCTATGTGAAGATACTCGACGAATATCTTGAAAAAGGCATTGATCTTTTATCAGATATTTTTTGTAATTCTATATTTCCTGAAGATGAGATAGAGAAAGAGAAGAGGATTATTAAGGAAGAAATAAAGATGGTCGAGGACTCGCCGGATGATTATATTCATGATTTATTTAATCATACCGTATGGGGCAATACAGGACTTGGACAATCTGTGCTTGGGAAAAGAGAAACGATAAGGTCTTTTACAAAAAATGATATTATGAGACATATAAAAACCTACTATGGAAAAGAAAATATTGTTATATCCTGTGCAGGTAACTTTGAACCTCAAAAATTACTTAAATTATTGAATAAAAGCTTCATCAAAATACAAAATAGTTGTTGCTCAGAAAAAAACAACATTCCTGAATTTAAGAATAGGGTTGAATTATTTGAAAAAGAACTTTCAGAGGCTCATATATGTTTTGGTATTAAAGGGATTCCACAGGCAAGCAATAAGAGATATGCACTTTTTCTTTTAAACACAATTTTAGGAGCTGGTGTTAGTTCAAAGCTTTTTCAGGAAATAAGAGAAAAAAGAGGATTGGCGTATACAATATATTCTTTTCTCGCATCATATTTTGATACGGGTTTGTGGGGAATATATGCCGGGGTAAGCAGAAAAAATGTGACTGAAGTAATCGAACTCATTATGATGGAAATGTTTAGTTTGTGGAAAACTATTAATAAAAAAGAACTTGAACGTGCGAAAAATCAGCTAAAAGGAAATATTATGCTTTCGCTTGAGTCTACAAGCAGTCGGATGAATAATATTGCACGCCAGGAGATATATTATGGAAAATACTATTCTCCAAAAGAAATTATGCAAAAAATTGATGTTGTAACTATAGATAAACTGAAACAACTTGCAGAAGAATTGATCGATCAAAAGCTATTTGCATTGACTGTCTATGGTCCTGTTAAAGAAGAGCAGTTGAAGGGGTTTTTATGA
- a CDS encoding zinc ribbon domain-containing protein, giving the protein MPAYEYICKDCGNEFLVFLSIKEYEANPKVKCSKCQSDNVVKKLTSFYTKTSKKS; this is encoded by the coding sequence ATGCCAGCATATGAGTATATCTGCAAAGACTGTGGGAATGAGTTTCTGGTTTTTCTTTCTATCAAGGAATATGAAGCAAACCCAAAAGTTAAATGTTCAAAGTGCCAGAGCGACAATGTTGTAAAGAAACTTACTTCTTTTTATACAAAGACGAGTAAGAAATCTTAA